A genomic segment from Actinoplanes sichuanensis encodes:
- a CDS encoding MFS transporter has product MSTVETADLRATTRSVYITFIFLGVAMASFAARIPQIRDHLGLTPSGIGLVLLAIAAGSITSLPLAGHLVHRFGSRAMVGTMAVLLGTALAGAAIGYQYGVVPVVIALYVYGFSTGAWDVAMNVQAAVVERRLGRSIMSRFHAGYSVGTVAGALAGAGAVKAGLPVTQHVIIACVLVVIAVVVAVRGFIPDESTPEERAGRSGGALAAWREPRTLLIGLFVLAFALTEGAGIDWINIALIDDQGTDASTGTLGFAVFLAAMTIGRWFGPNLLDRYGRVPVLRLLAVTGLAGLLIFVFGPHPAVAFGGALLWGLGASLGFPVGMSAAADEPAKAPARVGVVASIGYCAFLGGPPLIGFLGDHFTVSRGLLAVAMLLVLSLALTPALREPAGVR; this is encoded by the coding sequence TTGAGTACGGTCGAGACAGCCGACCTGCGGGCCACGACCCGATCGGTCTACATCACCTTCATCTTCCTCGGCGTCGCCATGGCCAGCTTCGCCGCCCGTATCCCGCAGATCCGCGACCACCTCGGACTCACCCCGTCCGGAATCGGGCTCGTGCTGCTCGCCATCGCCGCCGGGTCGATCACGTCGCTGCCGCTGGCCGGGCATCTGGTCCACCGGTTCGGCTCGCGCGCCATGGTCGGCACGATGGCCGTGCTGCTCGGTACGGCACTGGCCGGCGCCGCGATCGGCTACCAGTACGGCGTGGTCCCGGTGGTCATCGCGCTCTACGTCTACGGGTTCTCCACGGGTGCCTGGGACGTCGCCATGAACGTGCAGGCCGCCGTGGTGGAACGCCGTCTCGGGCGCTCGATCATGTCCCGTTTCCACGCCGGCTACAGCGTCGGCACGGTCGCCGGCGCCCTGGCCGGGGCGGGCGCGGTCAAGGCCGGGCTCCCGGTCACCCAGCATGTGATCATCGCGTGTGTCCTGGTCGTGATCGCGGTGGTGGTCGCGGTCCGCGGGTTCATCCCCGACGAGAGCACCCCCGAGGAGAGGGCCGGGAGATCGGGTGGCGCCCTGGCCGCCTGGCGGGAACCCCGCACCCTGCTGATCGGCCTGTTCGTGTTGGCGTTCGCGCTGACCGAGGGCGCCGGCATCGACTGGATCAACATCGCGCTCATCGACGACCAGGGCACCGACGCCTCCACCGGAACCCTCGGGTTCGCGGTGTTCCTGGCCGCGATGACGATCGGCCGCTGGTTCGGGCCCAACCTGCTGGACCGTTACGGGCGGGTGCCGGTGCTCCGGCTGCTGGCCGTCACCGGGCTGGCCGGGCTGCTCATCTTCGTCTTCGGACCGCACCCGGCGGTCGCCTTCGGCGGGGCGCTGCTCTGGGGCCTGGGCGCGTCACTCGGCTTCCCGGTCGGCATGAGCGCGGCCGCCGACGAACCCGCCAAGGCCCCGGCCCGGGTCGGTGTGGTGGCGTCGATCGGATACTGCGCATTCCTCGGCGGGCCGCCACTGATCGGTTTCCTCGGCGACCATTTCACGGTTTCCCGGGGCCTGCTCGCGGTGGCGATGCTGCTGGTGCTGTCCCTCGCGCTGACACCGGCGCTGCGCGAACCGGCCGGCGTCCGCTAG
- a CDS encoding DNA polymerase III subunit delta' — MTPHDVFSELVGQDEPVETLRRAAAAAARIVAGEPAAGGGMTHAWIFTGPPGSRRTVAARVFAAALQCQRDGVGCGECHGCHTTLAGTHADVQVVTTEGLTIKTEETRGVVLRSASAPTGGRWQVVIIEAADRLHERASNALLKAIEEPSPRTVFLLCTPSVHPDDILVTIRSRCRLVSLRQPPSAAVADFLVQRFGVAPEQAGWAAAASQGDVERARQLAADPEARGRREEVLSVPRRLTSIGACFDVAAKLEAATKTEAANAVAELDVNERAALERALGAGGTGRGATGAMRGAAGQLKELERNQKLRATRAQRDALDRALQDLIGFYRDVLVTSMRAPVPVVHGDLATVSSAAAEKWSPESTLRRLEAVLTCREAIDKNVKPQVALEAMMVTLWRG; from the coding sequence GTGACTCCGCATGACGTCTTCTCCGAGCTGGTGGGTCAGGACGAGCCGGTCGAGACCCTGCGCCGGGCCGCCGCGGCCGCCGCGCGGATCGTGGCCGGCGAGCCGGCCGCCGGTGGTGGCATGACCCACGCGTGGATCTTCACCGGCCCACCGGGGTCGCGCCGCACGGTCGCCGCCCGCGTGTTCGCCGCGGCGCTCCAGTGTCAGCGTGACGGGGTCGGGTGCGGCGAGTGCCACGGCTGCCACACCACGCTGGCCGGCACCCACGCCGACGTCCAGGTGGTGACGACCGAGGGTCTGACCATCAAGACCGAGGAGACGCGTGGGGTGGTGCTGCGATCGGCGAGCGCACCGACCGGCGGCCGCTGGCAGGTGGTGATCATCGAGGCGGCCGACCGGCTGCACGAGCGGGCCAGCAACGCGTTGCTCAAGGCGATCGAGGAGCCGTCACCACGGACGGTCTTCCTGCTCTGCACGCCGTCGGTGCATCCGGACGACATCCTGGTGACGATCCGGTCCCGGTGCCGTCTGGTGTCGCTGCGGCAGCCGCCGTCGGCCGCGGTGGCCGACTTCCTGGTGCAGCGGTTCGGCGTCGCGCCGGAGCAGGCGGGCTGGGCTGCGGCGGCTTCGCAGGGTGATGTGGAGCGGGCCCGCCAGCTGGCCGCCGACCCGGAGGCTCGCGGCCGCCGCGAGGAGGTGTTGTCCGTTCCCCGCCGGCTGACCAGCATCGGCGCCTGTTTCGACGTGGCGGCCAAGCTGGAGGCGGCGACGAAGACCGAGGCGGCCAACGCGGTGGCCGAGCTGGATGTCAACGAGCGGGCGGCGCTGGAGCGGGCGCTGGGTGCGGGTGGCACCGGCCGGGGCGCGACGGGCGCGATGCGGGGTGCGGCCGGCCAGTTGAAGGAGCTGGAGCGCAATCAGAAGTTGCGGGCCACCCGGGCCCAGCGGGACGCCCTAGACCGTGCTCTTCAGGATCTGATCGGCTTCTACCGGGATGTGCTGGTCACCTCGATGCGAGCGCCGGTGCCGGTGGTGCACGGCGACCTGGCGACGGTGTCGTCGGCGGCCGCCGAGAAGTGGTCGCCGGAAAGCACTCTGCGCCGCCTGGAGGCGGTGCTGACCTGCCGTGAGGCGATCGACAAGAACGTCAAGCCACAGGTCGCCCTGGAAGCGATGATGGTCACCCTCTGGAGAGGGTGA
- a CDS encoding DUF6226 family protein translates to MDGKPGATETDRFATLHEAAEILLDELSERYLVERRESKEPLGLDDALVRTVRLIPRMPTAAPLAVHFTEPGLAVRFGRWWAESLPACACETCDEDPAILAERLRIHTDALIEGGLWERVRRGLSGSWFETRLIGTGVKSDREGPLSAAGARDARRGGFAAAIQWAPWQRRSL, encoded by the coding sequence GTGGACGGCAAACCGGGTGCCACCGAGACCGACCGCTTCGCCACTCTGCACGAGGCGGCCGAAATCCTGCTGGACGAACTCTCCGAGCGTTACCTGGTGGAGCGCCGGGAGAGCAAGGAACCGCTCGGGCTCGACGACGCGCTCGTGCGGACCGTCCGGCTCATCCCCCGCATGCCGACCGCCGCTCCCCTGGCGGTCCACTTCACCGAGCCCGGGCTGGCGGTCCGGTTCGGCCGATGGTGGGCGGAGTCACTTCCGGCATGCGCCTGCGAGACCTGCGACGAGGACCCGGCCATCCTGGCCGAACGGCTGCGCATCCACACCGACGCGCTCATCGAGGGTGGGCTGTGGGAACGCGTACGCCGTGGATTGAGCGGGTCCTGGTTCGAGACCAGGCTGATCGGCACGGGCGTCAAATCCGACCGGGAAGGGCCGCTGTCCGCGGCCGGGGCCCGGGACGCCCGCCGCGGTGGTTTCGCCGCGGCGATCCAGTGGGCGCCCTGGCAGCGTCGTTCTCTCTGA
- a CDS encoding DUF397 domain-containing protein has product MEEMNVPAWRKSSRCGTSTCVEVAKVEDQYLIRDSKNPEAPALSFTQAEWDAFVEGVAAGEFRF; this is encoded by the coding sequence ATGGAAGAGATGAACGTGCCCGCCTGGCGGAAGAGCAGCCGCTGCGGAACGTCGACGTGTGTCGAGGTCGCGAAGGTCGAAGATCAGTACCTGATCCGCGACTCGAAGAACCCCGAGGCCCCTGCTCTGAGCTTCACGCAGGCCGAGTGGGACGCCTTCGTGGAGGGTGTGGCCGCGGGCGAGTTCCGCTTCTGA
- a CDS encoding YbaB/EbfC family nucleoid-associated protein, whose protein sequence is MAREIDEAWIDEAIDRYRHIEDLRADFDKAVATHTVSVHSPDQSIEVVVTAAGDIVDVRVHGSLQHRQPSEFAREIRTVVTSAAKAARWAREKLHGEVFGSFRALEEH, encoded by the coding sequence ATGGCCCGCGAGATCGACGAGGCGTGGATCGACGAGGCGATCGACCGATATCGGCACATCGAAGACCTGCGTGCCGACTTCGACAAGGCGGTCGCCACCCACACCGTGTCGGTGCACTCTCCGGACCAGTCGATCGAGGTGGTCGTGACCGCCGCGGGAGACATCGTGGACGTTCGCGTGCACGGATCACTGCAACATCGTCAGCCGTCCGAGTTCGCCCGTGAGATTCGTACCGTGGTCACCAGCGCGGCCAAGGCCGCCCGCTGGGCCAGGGAGAAACTGCACGGTGAGGTGTTCGGATCGTTCCGCGCCCTGGAGGAGCACTGA
- a CDS encoding LPXTG cell wall anchor domain-containing protein — protein MRQKISAGVVLTLALLIPAAPAVAQAAAPGLDASCQTVERKLYTDIRTRITIDLDTATDTEVRVLANQLLSVAKTESLGVLAEAIQQKLDLVDKPAEVREFLKSSVQNAWKVSLRIAVGQTMTKTDSNVNVAATKALDDGGIDATLAYLNEGLYAARELDCKAQPSTSPSVTPSATPTASASATPGTTPDGEDEGDGEDGGLPVTGTDTGMVAGIGGALLLLGGAGYLIGRRRRARFEA, from the coding sequence ATGCGACAGAAGATCTCCGCCGGCGTCGTGCTGACGCTGGCCCTTTTGATTCCGGCGGCACCGGCGGTGGCTCAGGCCGCGGCGCCGGGGCTCGACGCGTCTTGCCAGACGGTTGAGCGCAAGCTGTACACGGACATCCGCACGCGCATCACCATCGATCTGGACACCGCCACCGACACCGAGGTACGGGTGCTGGCCAACCAGCTCCTGAGCGTGGCGAAGACCGAGTCGTTGGGCGTTCTGGCCGAGGCGATTCAGCAGAAACTGGATCTGGTCGACAAGCCGGCGGAAGTGCGGGAATTCCTCAAGTCCAGCGTGCAGAACGCCTGGAAGGTCTCCCTGCGGATCGCCGTGGGCCAGACGATGACGAAGACCGATTCCAACGTGAACGTGGCTGCTACTAAGGCGCTCGACGACGGGGGCATCGACGCCACCCTGGCCTACCTCAACGAGGGCCTGTACGCCGCACGTGAGCTCGACTGCAAGGCGCAGCCCTCGACATCACCCAGCGTCACCCCGAGCGCCACCCCGACCGCTTCCGCCTCGGCCACCCCGGGCACCACGCCCGACGGCGAGGACGAGGGAGACGGCGAGGACGGCGGGCTGCCCGTGACCGGTACCGACACCGGGATGGTGGCCGGCATCGGCGGCGCGCTCCTGCTCCTCGGTGGCGCCGGTTACCTGATCGGACGCCGGCGCCGCGCCCGCTTCGAGGCGTAG
- a CDS encoding DUF397 domain-containing protein yields MIKPTEEPRWRRSGRCSHGACVEVARLADRFLVRDSKNLGTHPLSFPEEQWDAFVAGVKAGTFGF; encoded by the coding sequence ATGATCAAACCGACGGAAGAGCCCCGTTGGCGCCGAAGCGGTCGATGTTCCCACGGCGCCTGCGTCGAGGTGGCGAGGCTGGCGGACCGGTTCCTGGTCCGCGACTCGAAGAACCTCGGCACGCACCCGCTCAGCTTCCCCGAGGAGCAGTGGGACGCGTTCGTGGCAGGAGTCAAGGCGGGAACCTTCGGTTTCTGA
- a CDS encoding RICIN domain-containing protein translates to MHRLPRLWMLVAASIAVTVTGGVALPAEAIAAPPVFAQVAADPTDIDEKYAAAAVLAWVPREEVTLSDRDFASVLWEKASEKHNSQVKAAALAAFSDATDAEAASADFIRTGIFAANDRDVALKARKAQLDTIRLRAAQEINWVPANNTERSTMLDQTLQNYLLAFWRKAATWPEVKAAAEPLTVADATDEQRLDFLEHALFDKAETDRQNEIANGNAEEVAARQAAALRSAKEKAIATALKRSATPYELDDLEMRELIHLFATDSTGRKVKAEATITYANPSEEAWVAYIFTGVHLANKVDLDERDLAEARANEVKVRDIMYAAEADGYKPTVVAASKKALEGVALDRSLFLLGGYDTAREADYIRPSAGKFVMLQAAGFNGCAGNLTEFRVSATENPSRVDPCNDNLRGQRWELVPDATAGRYKLRNGGSCLLPERAKIQQDGAPIVLSGCSQTTGAYIWELLDGGQGNVEIRNVTSNKVITAVPGSVAGALAMVQNPNGHLASQQWRLIDPSRQAAASAAPTGSFRIKGARSGRCVRPAGALDKPGEGALKLGARMELRDCGSGTEQIWDVTAVSGARFRLQNRASQLCLAYGAPDLQEYFVAQNGCEWSGWTVMFNSSGGGYLRTLSGGSYLGVRDAGTANGAILTIADYAVTTDQRWILEPVSEGATQPQQIWASTGKPHASFAGTAVTFVPQCTSTKAYFAFENGTTAPKGMRAHTANSIKNLVRADVANFTPIPAEQSWQFCAHAILSNTTLDITMKSIQANAWAREVTNPSAGLAADQASAANAGRFILHTRSARNSEGTYVGVLQSKTNGKYAVPDTAATGTLNRAIRFTSATQTVAAEFNAVTWQ, encoded by the coding sequence GTGCACAGACTCCCACGTCTGTGGATGCTGGTCGCCGCCTCGATTGCGGTGACCGTCACGGGCGGTGTCGCCCTCCCGGCCGAGGCGATCGCCGCGCCGCCGGTGTTCGCGCAAGTCGCCGCCGATCCGACCGACATCGATGAGAAATACGCTGCGGCCGCCGTTCTCGCCTGGGTGCCGCGCGAGGAGGTCACCCTCTCCGATCGTGACTTCGCCTCGGTGCTCTGGGAGAAGGCCTCGGAGAAGCACAATTCCCAGGTGAAGGCGGCCGCGCTGGCCGCCTTCAGCGACGCGACCGACGCCGAGGCCGCCTCCGCGGACTTCATCCGGACCGGCATCTTCGCGGCGAACGACCGCGACGTGGCGCTGAAGGCCCGCAAGGCCCAGCTCGACACGATCCGGCTGCGTGCGGCTCAGGAGATCAACTGGGTGCCGGCGAACAACACCGAGCGGTCCACCATGCTGGACCAGACGTTGCAGAACTACCTGTTGGCGTTCTGGCGTAAGGCGGCGACCTGGCCGGAGGTCAAGGCGGCGGCCGAGCCGCTGACCGTGGCCGACGCCACCGATGAGCAGCGCCTCGACTTCCTGGAGCACGCTCTCTTCGACAAGGCCGAGACCGACCGGCAGAACGAGATCGCCAACGGCAACGCCGAGGAGGTGGCCGCGCGGCAGGCGGCGGCGCTGCGCTCGGCGAAGGAGAAGGCGATCGCCACCGCGTTGAAGCGGTCGGCCACGCCGTACGAGCTGGACGACCTCGAGATGCGCGAGCTGATCCACCTGTTCGCGACCGACAGCACCGGGCGCAAGGTCAAGGCCGAGGCGACGATCACGTACGCGAATCCGTCCGAAGAGGCCTGGGTCGCCTACATCTTCACCGGGGTCCACCTGGCCAACAAGGTCGACCTGGACGAACGTGACCTGGCCGAGGCGCGGGCCAACGAGGTCAAGGTGCGCGACATCATGTACGCGGCCGAGGCCGACGGGTACAAGCCCACGGTGGTCGCGGCGTCCAAGAAGGCCCTCGAGGGTGTGGCTCTCGACCGCAGCCTGTTCCTGCTCGGCGGGTACGACACCGCCCGCGAGGCCGACTACATCCGGCCGTCGGCCGGCAAGTTCGTCATGCTCCAGGCGGCCGGCTTCAACGGCTGCGCCGGTAACCTCACCGAGTTCCGGGTGTCCGCGACCGAGAACCCGTCCCGGGTCGATCCGTGCAACGACAATCTCCGGGGGCAGCGCTGGGAGCTTGTGCCGGACGCCACCGCAGGCCGGTACAAGTTGCGGAACGGAGGGTCGTGCCTGCTCCCGGAGCGGGCCAAGATCCAGCAGGACGGCGCGCCGATCGTGCTTTCCGGCTGCAGCCAGACCACGGGCGCCTACATCTGGGAGCTGCTCGACGGTGGCCAGGGCAACGTGGAGATCCGCAATGTCACCAGCAACAAGGTGATCACCGCGGTGCCGGGTTCGGTGGCCGGCGCGCTGGCCATGGTGCAGAACCCCAACGGGCACCTGGCCTCCCAGCAGTGGCGGCTGATCGACCCGTCCCGCCAGGCCGCCGCGAGTGCGGCGCCGACGGGGTCGTTCCGGATCAAGGGTGCCCGATCGGGTCGCTGTGTCCGGCCGGCGGGTGCGCTGGACAAGCCGGGTGAGGGCGCTCTCAAGTTGGGCGCGAGGATGGAGTTGCGGGACTGCGGGAGCGGCACCGAGCAGATCTGGGATGTGACTGCGGTCTCCGGCGCCCGATTCAGGCTGCAGAACCGTGCCTCCCAGCTGTGTCTCGCGTACGGCGCCCCGGACCTGCAGGAATACTTCGTGGCCCAGAACGGCTGCGAGTGGTCCGGCTGGACCGTCATGTTCAACTCGTCCGGCGGTGGCTACCTGAGGACCCTGTCCGGTGGCAGTTACCTGGGAGTTCGTGATGCCGGCACCGCCAACGGCGCGATTTTGACCATCGCGGATTATGCCGTCACCACGGACCAGCGGTGGATCCTGGAGCCGGTCTCGGAGGGGGCGACGCAGCCGCAGCAGATCTGGGCCTCGACGGGCAAGCCGCACGCTAGCTTCGCCGGCACCGCCGTCACCTTCGTGCCGCAGTGCACGTCGACCAAGGCCTACTTCGCCTTCGAAAATGGGACGACGGCGCCAAAGGGGATGCGGGCGCACACGGCGAACTCGATCAAGAACCTGGTGCGAGCGGACGTGGCGAACTTCACCCCCATCCCCGCCGAACAGTCCTGGCAGTTCTGCGCCCACGCGATTCTGTCGAACACCACGCTGGACATCACCATGAAGAGCATCCAGGCGAATGCCTGGGCCCGCGAGGTGACCAATCCGAGCGCGGGGCTGGCCGCCGATCAGGCCAGCGCGGCCAATGCCGGACGTTTCATCCTGCACACCCGCTCCGCCAGGAACAGCGAGGGTACCTACGTGGGCGTTCTGCAGTCCAAGACCAACGGCAAGTACGCGGTCCCGGACACGGCCGCCACCGGAACCCTGAACCGGGCCATCCGGTTCACGAGCGCGACGCAGACGGTCGCGGCGGAGTTCAACGCGGTCACCTGGCAATAA
- a CDS encoding PSP1 domain-containing protein — MGMLCAVSFNRYGRLYYLDPAGFTPAVGDRVLVPTDDGPEVAECVWAPQWVDEETDGFPKVVGIADDQDLRRDETLRKRKAEAKVAAKKLIKAHDLPMKVVAVDHVLDAPGNGGARTTIYFTAPHRVDFRSLVRDLGATLHCRVELRQLSARDSARVQGGIGSCGRDLCCATFLTDFEPVTIRMAKDQDLPLNPLRISGACGRLMCCLKYEHPLYQQFQASAPAIGTRVTTPEGDGRVVAHSVPKDSVVVRMDADGSRCSCSRASVCAPRQAHDAHYNAGD, encoded by the coding sequence ATGGGCATGCTGTGCGCGGTCAGTTTCAACCGGTACGGCCGCCTCTACTACCTCGATCCCGCCGGTTTCACCCCGGCTGTCGGCGACCGCGTGCTGGTGCCGACCGATGACGGTCCCGAGGTGGCGGAGTGCGTCTGGGCGCCGCAATGGGTCGACGAGGAAACCGACGGGTTCCCCAAGGTCGTCGGGATCGCCGACGACCAGGACCTGCGCCGCGACGAGACGCTGCGGAAACGCAAGGCCGAGGCCAAGGTCGCCGCAAAGAAACTGATCAAGGCGCACGACCTGCCGATGAAGGTCGTCGCCGTCGATCATGTGCTGGACGCGCCGGGCAACGGCGGCGCCCGCACCACGATCTACTTCACCGCGCCGCACCGTGTCGACTTCCGATCACTGGTCCGCGACCTGGGCGCGACCCTGCACTGTCGGGTCGAGCTACGCCAGCTCTCCGCCCGCGACTCGGCGAGAGTCCAGGGCGGTATCGGCTCGTGCGGGCGGGATCTTTGCTGTGCGACGTTCCTGACCGATTTCGAGCCGGTCACCATCCGGATGGCGAAGGATCAGGACCTGCCGCTCAACCCGCTGCGCATCTCCGGCGCGTGCGGCCGCCTGATGTGCTGCCTCAAGTACGAGCACCCGCTCTACCAGCAGTTCCAAGCGTCGGCCCCGGCCATCGGCACACGCGTGACGACTCCGGAGGGTGACGGTCGGGTCGTGGCGCACAGTGTTCCGAAGGACTCGGTGGTGGTCCGGATGGACGCCGACGGGTCCCGCTGTTCCTGCAGCCGGGCGTCGGTGTGCGCGCCCCGCCAGGCCCACGACGCGCACTACAACGCGGGCGACTAG
- a CDS encoding metallophosphoesterase: MTIVPRQRLAESETSVPNRPRSLDPQELGFTRKGPIGWLAPLLLLSTGLRTLLHILFGAYLDKRELQNALDGDVFDHSATATGELWLDYVADLGDGFNATYSVAYLLAQEELEVDGDRLPRGRLLLMGGDQVYPLASGDGYENRMKGPYRAALPEAPAGAPRPTLFALPGNHDWYDGLTAFLRLFARRKDGHIGGWRTEQRRSYFAVKLPGNWWLFAVDEQFGAYIDDPQLLYFERAAEHVGPEDRVILMTPSPTWVKARQDPDAYDAVDYFIRTILAPTQAQVRVLVSGDLHHYARYSGEDRELITCGGGGAYTLGTQNLPDHLMVPPKETLARSRSRSRRYERKATFPDPKSSWRLGFGVFHRVPHRNAGFATMLGIIHTLTMLAMAGAVSQGGNIQRLFSIPLVLMLFLIMAGTVLFAKPDGHARHWVLGAAHGLSQIGLAVGGTWVWEQFPFRNWQWPGPLAIAAVGYSPLIAIVSTQLLAVYLLIAARFDVNLNELYAGQGIEHAKSFLRLHISADGDLTIHPLGVQRICKDWEADPEGDPHASWLRPRTPLTVHRIEPPITIS; the protein is encoded by the coding sequence GTGACCATCGTTCCCCGACAGCGTCTCGCCGAGTCCGAAACCAGTGTGCCGAATCGGCCACGGAGCCTTGACCCGCAGGAACTCGGGTTCACCCGGAAGGGACCGATCGGCTGGCTCGCGCCGCTACTACTGCTCAGCACCGGGCTGCGGACGCTGCTGCACATCCTGTTCGGGGCCTACCTCGACAAGCGAGAACTGCAGAACGCGCTCGACGGGGACGTCTTCGACCATTCCGCGACCGCCACCGGCGAACTGTGGCTCGATTACGTGGCCGACCTCGGGGACGGGTTCAACGCCACCTACTCGGTCGCCTACCTGCTGGCCCAGGAGGAACTCGAGGTCGACGGCGATCGGTTGCCCCGCGGGCGGCTGCTCCTGATGGGCGGCGACCAGGTGTATCCGCTGGCCAGCGGGGACGGCTACGAGAACCGGATGAAGGGGCCGTACCGCGCGGCCCTGCCCGAGGCGCCGGCCGGAGCACCGCGGCCCACCCTGTTCGCCCTGCCCGGCAACCACGACTGGTATGACGGGCTGACCGCGTTCCTGCGGCTCTTCGCACGGCGCAAGGACGGGCACATCGGCGGCTGGCGGACTGAGCAGCGACGGTCGTACTTCGCGGTCAAACTGCCCGGGAACTGGTGGCTGTTCGCGGTGGACGAGCAGTTCGGGGCGTACATCGACGATCCGCAGCTGCTCTACTTCGAGCGGGCCGCCGAGCACGTCGGGCCGGAGGACCGGGTCATCCTGATGACGCCGTCACCGACCTGGGTCAAAGCCCGGCAGGATCCGGACGCGTACGACGCCGTCGACTACTTCATCCGGACCATCCTCGCGCCCACGCAGGCCCAGGTCCGGGTGCTGGTCTCCGGGGACCTGCACCACTATGCCCGCTACTCCGGCGAGGACCGGGAGCTGATCACCTGTGGTGGGGGTGGGGCGTACACGCTCGGCACCCAGAACCTGCCGGATCACCTGATGGTGCCGCCGAAGGAGACGCTGGCCCGCAGCAGGAGTCGCAGCCGGCGCTACGAACGGAAGGCGACCTTCCCCGACCCGAAATCGTCGTGGCGGTTGGGCTTCGGTGTCTTTCACCGGGTGCCGCATCGCAACGCCGGGTTCGCCACCATGCTCGGCATCATCCACACCCTCACCATGCTGGCCATGGCCGGCGCGGTCAGTCAGGGCGGCAACATCCAGCGGCTGTTCAGCATCCCGCTGGTTCTGATGCTGTTTCTGATCATGGCGGGTACGGTCCTGTTCGCGAAGCCGGACGGACACGCACGCCACTGGGTCCTCGGCGCGGCGCACGGCCTGAGTCAGATCGGGCTCGCGGTCGGCGGCACCTGGGTGTGGGAGCAGTTCCCGTTCCGCAACTGGCAGTGGCCGGGGCCGCTGGCCATCGCGGCGGTCGGCTACAGCCCCTTGATCGCCATCGTGTCCACCCAGCTCCTGGCGGTGTATCTGCTGATCGCGGCACGTTTCGACGTCAACCTCAACGAGTTGTACGCCGGACAGGGCATCGAGCACGCGAAGAGTTTCCTGCGCCTGCACATCAGCGCCGACGGCGACCTGACCATCCACCCGCTCGGTGTCCAGCGGATCTGCAAGGACTGGGAGGCCGATCCGGAGGGCGACCCGCACGCCTCGTGGCTACGCCCGAGGACACCGCTCACCGTGCACCGGATCGAACCGCCGATCACGATCTCCTAG
- a CDS encoding endo-1,4-beta-xylanase, with protein MATRRNVLAVVALALATAVSSAAPAVAGSDNDTLRAAARGSGVRIGTAVDMNALANDAEYRALVAAQFDSVTAENVMKWEAIEPQQGQYDWAPADRLVDFAKANGQVVRGHTLVWHNQNPSWLTEDAFTPAQLRQILRDHIKTQVRHFKGKVYQWDVVNEVFNEDGTLRDTIWLRNLGPGYIADAFRWAHEADPKAKLYLNDYNNEGINAKSDAYYALTKQLRSQGVPIHGYGMQGHLGVQYGFPGSVFDNVRRFDALGVQTAFTEVDVRMILPVDATKEQAQGYGFSTLLQACLLARHCVSYTVWGFTDRYSWVPGVFDGQGSATPYTEALEPKPAREAIFHTFQLAR; from the coding sequence ATGGCTACCCGACGTAACGTCCTGGCTGTCGTGGCGCTGGCGCTGGCGACCGCCGTGAGCAGCGCCGCACCGGCCGTCGCCGGATCGGACAACGACACCCTACGAGCCGCGGCCCGCGGCAGCGGCGTGCGAATCGGCACCGCCGTCGACATGAACGCGCTCGCGAACGACGCCGAATACCGGGCCCTCGTGGCCGCCCAGTTCGACTCGGTGACCGCCGAGAACGTGATGAAGTGGGAAGCGATCGAACCCCAGCAGGGGCAGTACGACTGGGCTCCCGCCGACCGCCTCGTCGACTTCGCCAAGGCCAACGGGCAGGTCGTCCGCGGGCACACGCTGGTCTGGCACAACCAGAACCCGTCCTGGCTCACCGAGGACGCCTTCACCCCGGCGCAGCTCCGGCAGATCCTGCGCGACCACATCAAGACCCAGGTCCGCCACTTCAAGGGCAAGGTCTACCAGTGGGACGTGGTGAACGAGGTCTTCAACGAGGACGGCACGCTGCGCGACACGATCTGGCTGCGCAACCTCGGTCCCGGCTACATCGCCGACGCGTTCCGCTGGGCGCACGAGGCCGACCCCAAGGCCAAGCTGTACCTCAACGACTACAACAACGAGGGGATCAACGCGAAGAGCGACGCCTACTATGCGCTGACCAAGCAGCTGCGGTCACAGGGCGTGCCGATCCACGGGTACGGCATGCAGGGTCACCTCGGCGTGCAGTACGGCTTCCCGGGCAGCGTCTTCGACAACGTGCGGCGCTTCGACGCACTCGGGGTGCAGACCGCGTTCACCGAAGTCGACGTGCGGATGATCCTGCCCGTCGACGCGACCAAAGAGCAAGCCCAGGGGTACGGGTTCAGCACCCTCCTGCAAGCGTGCCTGCTCGCCCGGCACTGCGTGTCCTACACCGTCTGGGGATTCACCGACAGGTACTCGTGGGTGCCCGGTGTGTTCGACGGGCAGGGGTCGGCCACCCCGTACACCGAGGCGCTTGAACCGAAGCCCGCTCGTGAGGCGATCTTCCACACCTTCCAGCTGGCTCGCTGA